From one Candidatus Kuenenbacteria bacterium genomic stretch:
- a CDS encoding ComEC family competence protein: protein MIGKFLPLACLLFIGGLGFIQLFSFGFDAFYIFLILLFLVVLSIAFWQNKKLKIVALLAAFFVLGVWRYQISQPIINDGHVAFYNDNQKISLAGQIVAEPDERENGTKLTVGHLVGNNKESLRGKILLSAENYPAYQYGDWLKFECQLKTPEKIEDFDYGKYLGVKGIYSLCYQPEDLTLVDGRLTVGQKIYRSILSAKKHYSNILNRAMIFPHSELLNGLVLGLRKGIPANIMQNFQAVGLTHIIAISGMNITIIAGLMINLFIALGLRRGRAFYAAVMGLILFLLMIGWQASAVRAGIMGFILLLAEKTGRLARATRALLISAVIILLLNPQALVGDVGFQLSFLAVLGIIYFDKPMEKFLTKLKVPEFLEIRSSLKMTLAAQILVLPILIYHFGTLSLISPLVNIVIVPLLPFITILGFIMILAGLIFMPLAILLGYVARIILSWILLVAEYAARLPGAGIGVKKFDFIFVVIIYMVLGWTIWIKKYTKQL from the coding sequence ATGATTGGAAAATTTTTACCCTTGGCCTGTTTATTGTTTATTGGCGGCCTCGGGTTTATACAATTATTTTCTTTTGGTTTTGATGCTTTTTATATCTTTTTGATATTACTCTTTTTGGTGGTTTTGTCAATTGCTTTTTGGCAAAACAAAAAACTAAAAATTGTCGCTCTTCTAGCGGCTTTTTTTGTTTTGGGAGTATGGCGCTATCAGATTTCCCAGCCGATAATTAATGATGGCCATGTGGCCTTTTATAATGATAACCAAAAAATATCTTTGGCTGGTCAAATTGTGGCCGAGCCAGACGAGCGGGAAAATGGCACCAAATTGACAGTGGGGCATTTGGTTGGTAATAACAAAGAATCTTTGCGCGGCAAAATACTTTTATCCGCGGAGAACTATCCGGCATATCAATATGGTGATTGGCTGAAATTTGAATGCCAACTGAAAACGCCTGAAAAAATTGAAGATTTTGATTATGGTAAATATCTCGGTGTCAAAGGAATTTATAGTTTGTGCTATCAGCCAGAGGACTTAACTTTGGTTGATGGCCGCTTAACGGTAGGACAAAAAATTTATCGCTCAATTTTGTCCGCCAAAAAACATTACAGCAATATTTTGAATCGAGCCATGATTTTCCCACACTCGGAACTTTTGAACGGCCTGGTTCTGGGACTACGCAAGGGCATACCGGCAAATATCATGCAAAATTTTCAGGCTGTGGGGCTGACGCATATCATCGCAATATCCGGCATGAATATCACCATCATCGCCGGGCTGATGATAAATTTATTTATTGCCCTGGGACTCCGACGCGGCCGGGCGTTTTATGCGGCAGTAATGGGTTTGATTTTATTTTTACTGATGATCGGGTGGCAGGCATCGGCTGTCCGCGCTGGCATTATGGGTTTTATTTTACTTTTGGCGGAAAAAACCGGGCGGCTAGCCAGAGCCACGCGGGCATTATTAATTTCGGCCGTGATAATTTTACTCCTTAATCCGCAAGCGCTTGTAGGTGATGTAGGTTTTCAATTGTCTTTTTTGGCTGTGCTCGGGATTATTTATTTTGATAAACCAATGGAAAAATTTTTGACTAAACTGAAAGTGCCGGAATTTTTAGAAATTCGCTCGTCACTCAAGATGACCCTAGCCGCCCAGATTTTGGTTTTGCCGATTTTGATTTATCATTTTGGCACCCTGTCATTAATCTCCCCTTTGGTCAATATTGTGATCGTGCCGCTTTTGCCATTTATCACCATCCTCGGATTTATTATGATTTTGGCCGGCCTAATTTTTATGCCTCTGGCAATTTTACTTGGCTATGTAGCGAGAATAATTCTCAGCTGGATACTCCTTGTAGCAGAATATGCGGCACGGCTGCCCGGGGCGGGTATCGGAGTGAAAAAATTTGATTTTATTTTTGTTGTGATAATATATATGGTGTTGGGGTGGACTATTTGGATAAAAAAATACACTAAACAATTATAA
- a CDS encoding peptide chain release factor 2, whose amino-acid sequence MMKEIIEGVRNILSELEKTKPLAQLENKQQKLEELRALMSAPDFWADNRKASATAKEAAGLEKEILEWEQIAKTAGEVMVLAETGEKEGDDSMAKDLSEQIANLKERFAKLKFITVMDGQYDRNNAIVSIHAGAGGTDAQDWAEMLMRMYLRYAEKRGFKAAIVDKSGGQEAGIKSATIEFAGEYAYGYLKAEAGVHRLVRISPFDAEKMRHTSFALVEVLPEIEELSDQEMPIKSEDLRVDVFRSSGHGGQSVNTTDSAVRIKHLPTGITVTCQNERSQLQNKETAMKILRSKLYQYYQTELEEERQKIRGEFNEAAWGNQARSYVIHPYKMVKDHRSDYETQEVEKVLDGDLQELIEAELGNRKIK is encoded by the coding sequence ATTATGAAAGAAATAATAGAGGGGGTGCGAAACATACTATCAGAATTAGAAAAAACAAAGCCCTTGGCGCAGTTGGAAAATAAACAGCAAAAATTGGAAGAATTGAGGGCGCTGATGAGTGCACCTGATTTTTGGGCTGACAATAGAAAGGCCAGTGCGACAGCCAAAGAAGCGGCTGGTCTAGAAAAAGAAATATTAGAGTGGGAACAAATAGCAAAAACGGCTGGGGAAGTCATGGTTTTGGCTGAGACTGGAGAAAAAGAGGGCGATGATTCTATGGCCAAAGATTTGTCCGAACAAATAGCCAACTTGAAAGAGCGGTTTGCCAAATTAAAATTTATAACAGTAATGGACGGCCAATATGACAGAAATAATGCCATTGTGTCAATTCATGCTGGCGCGGGCGGCACCGACGCCCAGGATTGGGCAGAGATGCTTATGCGGATGTACTTGCGCTACGCGGAAAAGCGAGGTTTCAAAGCAGCTATTGTAGACAAATCTGGCGGTCAAGAAGCCGGGATAAAATCAGCCACTATAGAATTTGCGGGCGAATATGCCTATGGCTATCTCAAGGCTGAGGCCGGCGTGCACCGCTTGGTCCGGATCTCACCTTTTGACGCGGAGAAGATGCGCCACACATCCTTTGCTTTGGTTGAGGTCTTGCCGGAAATTGAAGAATTGAGTGATCAGGAAATGCCCATTAAAAGCGAAGATCTGCGCGTGGATGTTTTTCGCTCGTCCGGTCATGGCGGGCAAAGCGTTAATACGACTGATTCGGCCGTGAGAATCAAACATCTACCTACTGGTATCACAGTCACTTGCCAAAATGAGCGCTCGCAACTACAAAACAAGGAAACAGCCATGAAGATCCTGCGCTCCAAACTATACCAATACTACCAAACTGAACTGGAAGAAGAACGCCAGAAAATCCGCGGAGAGTTTAATGAGGCGGCTTGGGGCAATCAAGCGCGGTCGTATGTGATTCACCCTTATAAAATGGTCAAAGACCATCGGAGCGACTATGAGACGCAGGAGGTAGAGAAAGTGCTGGATGGCGATCTGCAGGAATTGATTGAGGCGGAGTTGGGTAATAGAAAAATAAAATGA
- the nrdR gene encoding transcriptional repressor NrdR: protein MFCPVCNHKDTSVVDSRLSGSGLCVRRRRLCAKCGFRFSTTEEMQILELTVVKRDGRREAYSREKLERGINHSLEKRSYTKDEFNLLINKIERDIQKRALRNEITTKDIGELVMKHLERFDKVAYIRFASVYRQFTDVASFQKELKRIKAPKKSIKK from the coding sequence ATGTTTTGTCCAGTTTGCAACCACAAAGATACTAGCGTTGTTGATTCCCGGCTCTCGGGTAGTGGTCTTTGTGTCCGCCGCCGCCGCCTGTGCGCCAAATGTGGCTTTCGCTTCTCTACCACCGAGGAAATGCAGATTCTAGAACTAACTGTGGTCAAGCGGGATGGCCGTCGCGAGGCCTATAGCCGCGAAAAATTAGAAAGAGGCATAAATCATTCTCTGGAAAAACGTTCTTATACCAAAGATGAATTTAATCTCCTTATAAATAAAATAGAAAGAGACATTCAAAAGAGGGCCCTGCGCAACGAAATCACCACCAAAGATATTGGAGAATTAGTTATGAAACACTTAGAGAGGTTTGACAAGGTCGCCTATATCCGATTTGCTTCTGTTTATCGCCAATTTACCGATGTGGCCAGTTTTCAGAAAGAACTCAAGCGTATCAAGGCCCCCAAAAAGTCCATTAAAAAATAA
- a CDS encoding ribonucleoside triphosphate reductase: MLNKNQVKQIKKRDGRIMAFDKKKVASAIFKALRSVGQEDEKLADKLAKEVAKVLDKEYDGKIIPTVEQIQDIVERVLIKENLAEAAKSYILYREQHAKIRDLNKFINSDDLIDQYLDKLDWRVKENSNMAYSLQGLNNHVASTVSAHYWLNSIYSPEIRQAHMEADLHLHDLQLLAAYCCGWDLRDLLIHGFTGVEGKVQSKPPKHFRSALGMIVNFLYTLQGEANGAQAFSNFDTYLAPFIRYDKLDYHAVKQAMQEFMFNMNIPTRVGFQTPFTNITMDLKPSGALADDFVIIGGEVTTDKYKDFQPEMDMINKAFAEVCLEGDAKGRVFTFPIPTYNITKDLDWENPVLEKVWEMTAKYGIPYFSNFVNSDMSPDDARSMCCRLRLDNRELKKRGGGLFGANPLTGSIGVVTINLPRIGYLAKTKEEYFARLDRLMDIARESLETKREVIEKFTNMGLYPYSRFYLGKIKEQFGEYWKNHFNTIGVLGMNESLLNFLGKSIIDEEGHNFAKEVMDHMRERLMTFQTETGHLYNLEATPGEGTTYRFAKADKKRYADIIVANEKSFEEKHSAPYYTNSTQLPVSFSNDIFEALDLQDDLQTKYTGGTVLHGFIGEKMPSVKATRDLVKKIAENYHLPYYTITPTFSVCPIHGYIAGEHQFCPRCDEEIGYTDTAPVNEDISAEQAKLFEN, encoded by the coding sequence ATGCTAAACAAAAATCAAGTCAAACAGATCAAAAAAAGAGATGGTCGCATCATGGCCTTTGACAAAAAGAAAGTTGCCAGCGCTATTTTCAAAGCCCTGCGCTCTGTCGGTCAGGAAGATGAAAAATTGGCCGACAAACTGGCCAAAGAAGTCGCTAAAGTCCTGGATAAAGAGTACGATGGCAAGATCATCCCAACGGTTGAGCAAATTCAAGACATTGTTGAAAGAGTTCTTATCAAAGAAAACCTAGCCGAGGCCGCCAAGTCTTATATTCTTTACCGTGAACAACACGCCAAAATTAGAGACTTAAACAAATTTATTAACTCCGATGACTTGATTGACCAGTATTTAGACAAGCTTGATTGGCGCGTCAAGGAAAACAGCAACATGGCCTATTCCCTTCAAGGGCTGAATAATCATGTAGCCTCTACTGTCTCTGCTCATTATTGGCTCAACTCTATTTACTCCCCGGAAATCCGCCAGGCCCACATGGAAGCGGATTTGCATCTTCATGATCTCCAGCTTTTGGCGGCTTATTGCTGCGGCTGGGACCTGCGCGATCTTTTGATCCATGGTTTTACCGGTGTCGAGGGCAAGGTCCAGAGCAAGCCACCCAAACACTTCCGGAGCGCCCTTGGCATGATAGTCAATTTTCTCTATACACTACAGGGTGAGGCCAATGGTGCTCAAGCCTTTTCCAACTTCGATACCTATTTAGCTCCTTTTATCCGCTACGACAAACTTGATTACCATGCAGTCAAGCAGGCCATGCAGGAATTCATGTTCAACATGAACATTCCTACGCGCGTAGGCTTTCAGACGCCCTTTACCAATATTACCATGGATTTAAAACCCTCTGGTGCTTTGGCCGATGATTTTGTAATTATTGGCGGCGAGGTTACCACCGACAAATACAAAGATTTTCAGCCGGAGATGGATATGATTAATAAAGCTTTTGCTGAGGTCTGTCTCGAGGGGGACGCCAAGGGCCGGGTTTTTACTTTTCCTATCCCGACCTACAACATTACCAAAGATTTAGACTGGGAAAATCCAGTTTTGGAAAAAGTCTGGGAGATGACTGCCAAGTATGGTATTCCTTACTTTTCCAACTTTGTGAATTCTGACATGAGCCCCGACGATGCTCGCTCTATGTGTTGTCGCCTGCGTCTCGACAACCGCGAGCTCAAAAAAAGAGGCGGTGGTCTATTTGGTGCCAACCCCCTGACTGGCAGTATCGGCGTGGTCACCATCAATCTGCCCCGTATTGGTTATCTGGCCAAAACCAAAGAAGAATATTTCGCCCGTCTAGATCGCCTCATGGACATCGCCCGCGAATCACTGGAAACAAAAAGAGAAGTTATTGAAAAATTTACCAACATGGGTCTTTATCCTTATTCTCGTTTTTATCTCGGCAAAATCAAAGAACAGTTTGGTGAATATTGGAAAAACCATTTCAATACTATTGGCGTTTTGGGTATGAATGAGTCCCTCCTCAATTTTTTGGGCAAAAGCATTATTGATGAAGAGGGACACAATTTTGCGAAGGAGGTCATGGACCATATGCGCGAAAGATTAATGACCTTCCAGACAGAGACCGGCCATCTTTACAATCTAGAAGCCACTCCGGGTGAAGGCACCACTTATCGTTTTGCCAAAGCAGATAAAAAAAGATATGCTGACATCATCGTAGCCAACGAGAAATCCTTTGAAGAGAAACATTCCGCTCCCTATTATACCAATTCCACTCAACTGCCCGTCAGTTTTAGTAATGATATTTTTGAAGCCCTAGATCTTCAGGATGACTTGCAAACCAAATATACTGGTGGCACAGTTTTGCATGGTTTTATCGGCGAAAAGATGCCCTCAGTCAAAGCCACGAGAGACCTAGTCAAAAAGATTGCCGAAAATTATCATTTGCCGTATTATACTATTACACCGACATTCAGTGTCTGTCCTATCCATGGTTATATCGCCGGCGAACACCAATTTTGTCCCCGCTGTGATGAAGAAATTGGCTACACCGATACTGCTCCGGTCAATGAGGATATTTCTGCCGAACAGGCCAAACTTTTTGAAAATTAA
- a CDS encoding anaerobic ribonucleoside-triphosphate reductase activating protein, protein MLIGGLQKTSLLDYPDKVAAIIFTAGCNFRCGFCYNSHLVTKIDNKKLLPEKEIFDFLSSRKNKLDAVVITGGEPTLHNDLPEFIKKIKELGLLIKLDTNGTNPNMLKKLINEKLVDYIAMDIKAPLPKYNKVVNVKVSPASIKKSIKLIMESGLPYEFRSTILPGLHSANDLIEMSQLIFGAEKYFLQKFIAADSLNDQDFRKFESFTDKQMKELAKLISLNVKFCEFRS, encoded by the coding sequence ATGCTCATTGGCGGCCTACAAAAAACTTCTCTCCTTGATTATCCAGACAAGGTTGCAGCCATCATCTTCACTGCCGGCTGTAATTTTCGCTGTGGCTTTTGTTATAATTCTCATCTCGTCACCAAAATTGATAATAAAAAATTACTTCCAGAAAAAGAAATCTTTGATTTTTTATCTTCCAGAAAAAACAAACTAGACGCTGTAGTTATCACCGGCGGTGAGCCCACCCTGCACAATGATTTGCCAGAATTTATCAAAAAAATAAAAGAGCTGGGATTATTAATAAAGCTGGACACCAATGGCACCAACCCCAATATGCTCAAAAAACTTATTAATGAGAAGCTGGTTGATTATATTGCCATGGACATCAAAGCTCCTTTGCCAAAATACAACAAAGTTGTTAATGTAAAAGTATCGCCAGCCAGTATCAAAAAAAGCATCAAGTTGATCATGGAAAGTGGCCTGCCCTATGAGTTTCGCTCTACTATTTTGCCAGGACTCCATAGCGCAAACGATCTTATTGAGATGAGCCAGCTCATTTTCGGTGCCGAGAAATATTTTTTACAGAAATTTATTGCCGCCGACAGTTTAAATGATCAGGATTTTAGAAAATTTGAAAGCTTTACTGACAAACAAATGAAAGAGCTGGCGAAATTAATTTCCCTCAATGTTAAATTTTGCGAGTTCCGTAGCTAA
- a CDS encoding ferredoxin, producing MPTITVDKNKCIGCGSCVAMYPELFKLNSDGKSEVLSSDYAAHHYKKEEIEAICPSGAISIKE from the coding sequence ATGCCCACTATTACTGTTGATAAAAATAAATGTATTGGTTGTGGCTCTTGCGTCGCTATGTACCCGGAATTATTTAAACTCAATTCCGACGGCAAAAGTGAAGTTCTCTCCAGCGATTATGCCGCTCACCACTATAAAAAAGAAGAGATTGAGGCCATTTGTCCCTCCGGGGCTATTTCCATCAAGGAATAA
- a CDS encoding cysteine desulfurase, with translation MFMIYLDHASTTPLNKEVAKAMADFGVKKFGNPSSLYRLGREAAQAIGAARTSIAKILDCEPSEIIFTSGGTESDNLAIFGVANQFLGNAKNYHLITTNIEHSAVLNSFKALEKRGFSVTYLPVDKYGLVNQRDIMKSLRPNTILVSVMYANNEIGTIEPIAEIAHVIKNYRHIQRVDTVSKEPRFPIFHTDACQAAGYLDLSIENLGVDLMTLNGSKIYGPKQTGILYKNKNIKLDPILYGGDQEYGLRPGTENVPGIIGFAKALDLAQKSKKKEVTRLNKLRDYFIMEVLKIKNTALNGHPTLRLPNNVNISFLGVEGESVMLKLDSLGIYISTGSACHSLSLEPSHVITALGHEAEHAHGSIRFTFGSSTTKKDLDYVLRVLPKIIKDLRGMSAVKY, from the coding sequence ATTTTTATGATTTATCTCGACCACGCCTCTACCACCCCACTAAACAAAGAAGTGGCCAAAGCCATGGCCGATTTTGGCGTTAAAAAATTTGGCAATCCCTCCTCTCTTTATAGATTGGGACGAGAGGCCGCCCAAGCCATTGGTGCCGCTCGCACCAGCATTGCCAAAATTCTTGATTGTGAACCCAGCGAAATTATCTTTACTTCTGGCGGCACGGAGTCAGACAATCTGGCTATTTTTGGAGTAGCCAACCAGTTCTTGGGTAATGCCAAAAACTATCACCTAATTACCACCAACATCGAACACTCAGCCGTACTCAATAGCTTTAAAGCTCTGGAGAAGAGAGGATTTAGTGTGACTTATCTACCAGTTGATAAATATGGTCTGGTCAACCAGAGAGATATTATGAAATCTCTCCGCCCCAACACCATCCTTGTCAGTGTCATGTACGCCAACAATGAAATTGGCACTATTGAGCCCATTGCCGAAATCGCCCACGTCATCAAAAATTACCGCCACATTCAACGGGTTGACACAGTCTCCAAAGAGCCTCGCTTCCCCATATTTCATACGGATGCTTGCCAGGCAGCCGGCTATTTAGATTTAAGCATAGAAAATTTGGGCGTTGATCTCATGACGCTAAATGGCTCCAAGATTTATGGCCCCAAACAGACGGGCATCTTGTATAAAAATAAAAATATCAAATTAGATCCTATATTATACGGCGGTGACCAAGAATATGGACTACGTCCGGGCACAGAAAATGTCCCTGGTATTATTGGCTTTGCCAAAGCGCTTGATTTGGCCCAAAAATCAAAAAAGAAAGAGGTTACCCGTCTTAATAAGTTGCGAGACTATTTTATAATGGAGGTTCTAAAAATCAAGAATACAGCTCTTAATGGCCACCCCACCCTGCGCTTGCCCAACAATGTCAATATTTCTTTTTTGGGAGTAGAGGGTGAGTCGGTTATGTTAAAATTAGACAGCCTGGGTATTTATATTTCTACTGGCTCAGCCTGCCACAGCCTGAGCCTTGAACCGTCTCATGTTATCACGGCTCTCGGCCACGAGGCCGAACATGCTCATGGTTCTATTCGTTTTACTTTTGGTTCTAGCACCACCAAAAAAGACCTTGATTATGTTTTAAGGGTTTTACCAAAAATTATCAAAGATCTGCGTGGTATGTCAGCAGTAAAATATTAA
- a CDS encoding iron-sulfur cluster assembly scaffold protein, whose product MKNKTTSKKDVLGQDQKSSWLYSNVVKEHFFRPKNVQLKDPHKGEFNGVGTVGSPACGDVMTIWIKVNPKTERIKKCTWRTFGCASAIASTSMLSVMVTRRGGMKLVEAQKLTPKDILKELGGLPPRKIHCSVLGDQALRAAIQNYEGNKL is encoded by the coding sequence ATGAAGAACAAAACAACCTCAAAAAAAGATGTTTTAGGGCAAGATCAGAAATCCTCATGGCTTTATTCCAATGTCGTTAAGGAACACTTTTTCCGTCCAAAAAATGTCCAGCTCAAAGACCCCCACAAAGGAGAATTCAATGGCGTGGGCACAGTTGGTTCCCCGGCTTGTGGCGATGTCATGACTATTTGGATCAAAGTCAATCCCAAAACCGAGCGCATCAAAAAATGTACTTGGCGCACCTTTGGTTGTGCTTCGGCCATTGCTTCTACCTCTATGTTGTCCGTCATGGTGACTCGCCGTGGTGGCATGAAATTGGTTGAAGCTCAAAAGCTGACCCCCAAAGATATTCTTAAAGAGCTTGGCGGACTACCACCAAGAAAAATTCATTGTTCTGTTTTGGGTGATCAGGCGCTAAGAGCGGCGATACAGAATTATGAAGGAAATAAATTATAG
- a CDS encoding NifU family protein, which produces MKDIKSQINKILDEVRPSLQMHGGDVELESVKDCIVELKIKGACHGCAMADMTFGEGIGEIIKQKIPAVKEVRYK; this is translated from the coding sequence ATGAAAGATATTAAATCACAAATTAATAAAATTCTCGACGAAGTCCGCCCCTCCCTCCAGATGCACGGCGGCGACGTCGAATTAGAGTCAGTCAAAGATTGTATCGTGGAATTAAAAATCAAGGGTGCTTGCCATGGTTGTGCTATGGCGGATATGACCTTTGGTGAGGGTATTGGTGAAATAATCAAACAAAAAATACCCGCCGTAAAAGAGGTTAGGTATAAATAA
- a CDS encoding serine protease, with the protein MNMKKIFITLIVLATLVPSSLLSNDALAITQNQLNSTVQILCPDSYGNWYSGSGTIIDPKGIILTNKHVVTDEYGEIIKACAIGFIQSINQEPIFKTDGEVNAAEVKYYTTSEDMDAAILYISNKQKKVYPYVNIWSSSANALKFGDKIEAIGFPSIGGATITYTSGDFSGFGSKINGTQNYIKTTVSLEHGNSGGSSYSPNGQFLGIPTMVVVGSLSSMSYILSIDSIKNWLSGIMGQYYNNELPKQEPKIEKQISNIQNDVTPPFLEEFGLGYYGYQENQEKEVAWRYWDVNSKTSQIEPWGRVKFFWYEGCNFKECINDNSGVIKGYYYYFGQNPNADPKIYGKFISSNELVKKPEDASYYSYLNGSTKVVLPEIIQIKNEGRYYFILQAVDINNNVSNQLINFEYVYEKEDFKDIKGLEIFDINKKKIADISYNNFDFWNKFYSKYEIYTNQKVLYIKPDYGYSTNGVYYLVKKWDEACGLDRCSGAIYGKDGLAKWSYGDGDMFYLKPFSQNKTDYFSNNHQLLKIKFVSSLTQKITSGDNSELKINYNNTPNGSYNDVASRLKGRLLLQVEDKGRIWYVDFEGKRYEITFANAMPLFQKLSLGISNSDLDKIPTNDDNWHSTIGDRLKGRLLLQVEDKGRIWYVDFAGKRWEATWSNLMDLFESLSLGITNNDLNKIVGGSL; encoded by the coding sequence ATGAATATGAAAAAAATATTTATTACTCTTATTGTCCTTGCTACTCTTGTACCATCATCATTATTAAGTAATGATGCATTGGCTATAACTCAAAACCAGCTTAACTCAACGGTGCAAATATTGTGCCCAGATAGTTATGGAAATTGGTACAGCGGTTCTGGTACGATAATTGACCCCAAGGGGATTATATTGACAAATAAGCACGTCGTAACCGATGAATATGGTGAAATAATAAAAGCATGCGCAATTGGCTTTATTCAGTCAATAAACCAGGAACCAATTTTTAAAACGGATGGGGAGGTCAATGCGGCCGAGGTTAAATATTATACAACATCCGAGGACATGGATGCGGCTATTTTATATATAAGCAACAAACAAAAAAAGGTCTACCCATATGTAAACATTTGGAGTTCAAGTGCCAATGCCTTAAAGTTTGGAGACAAAATCGAAGCCATAGGATTTCCAAGTATAGGTGGTGCCACTATAACTTACACCTCGGGAGATTTTAGCGGCTTTGGCAGCAAAATTAATGGAACTCAAAACTATATAAAAACAACAGTATCACTAGAGCATGGAAACTCTGGAGGCTCATCATACAGCCCAAATGGGCAATTTTTGGGCATACCAACAATGGTTGTGGTTGGCTCTTTAAGCTCTATGAGTTATATTCTTTCTATTGACAGTATAAAAAACTGGCTATCTGGGATTATGGGGCAATATTATAACAATGAGTTGCCCAAGCAAGAGCCGAAGATAGAAAAACAAATTTCTAATATCCAAAATGATGTCACTCCACCGTTTCTAGAGGAATTCGGTTTGGGGTATTATGGTTATCAAGAAAACCAGGAAAAGGAAGTGGCTTGGAGATATTGGGATGTCAATAGCAAAACATCACAAATTGAACCGTGGGGTCGAGTAAAATTTTTTTGGTACGAGGGTTGTAATTTTAAAGAATGTATAAATGACAATAGCGGCGTAATAAAGGGATATTATTATTATTTTGGCCAAAATCCCAATGCAGACCCAAAGATATATGGTAAATTTATATCAAGTAATGAATTAGTAAAAAAGCCAGAAGATGCTTCTTATTATAGCTACTTAAATGGCTCGACAAAGGTAGTATTACCAGAAATAATCCAAATTAAAAATGAGGGTAGATATTACTTCATATTACAAGCGGTAGATATAAACAACAATGTATCAAATCAGCTAATTAATTTCGAATATGTTTACGAGAAAGAAGATTTTAAGGATATAAAAGGATTAGAAATTTTTGACATAAATAAGAAAAAAATAGCTGATATTAGCTATAATAACTTTGATTTTTGGAATAAATTTTATAGTAAATATGAAATATATACGAACCAAAAGGTATTATATATAAAACCAGATTATGGCTATTCTACTAATGGGGTTTATTACCTCGTAAAAAAATGGGATGAGGCGTGTGGGTTGGATAGATGTAGCGGGGCAATTTATGGTAAGGACGGGTTAGCAAAGTGGAGTTATGGCGATGGAGATATGTTTTATTTAAAACCATTTAGCCAAAACAAAACGGACTATTTTTCGAATAACCACCAACTATTAAAAATTAAATTTGTAAGTAGCCTTACCCAAAAAATTACATCTGGTGACAATTCTGAACTAAAAATTAACTATAATAATACTCCTAATGGTAGTTATAATGATGTCGCTAGCCGCCTAAAGGGCAGACTACTTCTCCAGGTAGAGGACAAGGGACGTATTTGGTATGTAGATTTTGAAGGTAAAAGGTATGAAATAACATTTGCTAACGCTATGCCATTATTTCAAAAATTATCACTTGGTATTTCCAACTCTGATTTAGATAAAATTCCAACCAACGACGATAATTGGCATTCAACAATCGGGGATAGACTTAAAGGTAGGTTACTTCTTCAAGTAGAGGACAAGGGACGTATTTGGTATGTAGATTTTGCAGGCAAGCGCTGGGAGGCCACATGGAGTAATCTCATGGATTTATTTGAGAGCCTTTCTCTTGGTATAACTAATAATGATTTAAATAAAATAGTGGGCGGTAGCCTTTAA
- a CDS encoding GIY-YIG nuclease family protein has product MSHVVYVIQCDEGKYYIGSTNDIARRLIQHNTGRSRWTSKYKNWKLVYQENFESKTESIKREKVLKKMKGGDAFKKIINNAG; this is encoded by the coding sequence ATGTCGCATGTTGTTTATGTGATACAATGTGATGAGGGCAAATATTATATTGGCTCAACTAATGATATTGCAAGACGGCTAATACAACATAATACTGGAAGATCAAGATGGACTAGCAAATATAAAAATTGGAAACTTGTTTATCAAGAAAATTTTGAGAGTAAAACGGAGTCGATAAAAAGAGAAAAGGTTTTAAAAAAGATGAAGGGTGGTGATGCATTTAAAAAGATAATCAATAACGCGGGGTAG